Proteins encoded within one genomic window of Sulfurovum sp. XGS-02:
- a CDS encoding ArsS family sensor histidine kinase: protein MIITSLRSKIRLVFSVTLLLLGALFIFSIKYDHAMIEERNIAQEQAISHYLYTYYLKYGKIDEAYLEAQNVSLITDKGMVVQIERFFKEKGELKRYAVDTFHLKRIIIINNDRFKLILENKNKPKFPIKRVLIFSTVFLLIIFLYLWIMKSLQPLSTLKSQIITFSKGNLDIECKSDKEDEIAEVANEFDHAVTMIRELLHSRQLFLRAIMHELKTPIAKGRLVSEMLEDEKNKARMHSIFERLNLLIDEFAKIEQITSKNFELTIKTYKMSDLLEASEDMLMIENPKRLITTNIEKDYSVSVDFELFTLVIKNLLDNGIKYSTDKHITVTIDGSSLKIKNRGEALPEPLENYFKPFHASKKGLGLGLYIVKSILDIHHMELHYQHEDGENIFTLA from the coding sequence ATGATCATTACCTCTTTACGTAGTAAAATAAGGCTGGTATTTTCAGTTACACTGCTTTTGCTGGGTGCACTCTTTATATTTTCTATCAAATATGATCATGCGATGATAGAAGAGAGAAATATTGCACAAGAACAAGCCATCTCCCACTATCTCTATACCTATTATTTAAAATACGGGAAGATCGATGAGGCATATCTTGAAGCACAGAATGTTTCACTCATTACCGATAAAGGCATGGTCGTTCAGATAGAGCGTTTCTTTAAAGAGAAAGGTGAACTGAAACGTTATGCGGTAGACACCTTTCATTTAAAGCGTATTATCATCATCAACAATGACAGGTTTAAACTCATACTTGAAAACAAGAATAAACCAAAGTTCCCGATCAAACGTGTTCTTATTTTCTCTACTGTATTTCTTCTCATTATCTTTTTATATCTGTGGATCATGAAAAGTTTACAACCGCTTTCCACACTCAAAAGCCAGATCATAACCTTCTCTAAAGGTAACCTGGATATAGAGTGCAAAAGTGATAAAGAAGATGAGATAGCCGAGGTTGCCAATGAGTTCGATCATGCTGTAACCATGATACGCGAACTTCTGCATTCACGTCAACTCTTTTTACGTGCCATTATGCACGAGCTTAAAACACCCATTGCCAAGGGGCGTCTTGTCAGTGAAATGCTTGAAGATGAGAAAAATAAAGCCCGCATGCATAGTATCTTTGAGAGACTCAACCTGCTGATAGATGAATTTGCAAAGATCGAGCAGATCACTTCCAAAAACTTTGAACTGACGATCAAAACCTACAAGATGAGTGATCTGCTCGAAGCCAGTGAAGATATGCTGATGATAGAGAATCCAAAACGTCTCATCACAACAAACATTGAAAAAGATTATAGTGTATCAGTTGATTTTGAACTTTTCACTCTCGTGATCAAGAACCTGCTTGACAACGGTATCAAGTACAGTACCGACAAACATATTACCGTGACCATAGACGGCAGCAGCCTGAAAATCAAGAACAGAGGTGAAGCGTTACCGGAGCCGTTAGAAAATTATTTCAAACCTTTCCATGCCTCTAAAAAAGGGTTAGGTTTGGGACTCTATATTGTAAAGAGTATTTTGGATATTCATCACATGGAGTTACACTATCAGCATGAAGATGGAGAAAATATCTTCACGCTGGCATAG
- a CDS encoding response regulator transcription factor, with protein sequence MINILMIEDDTEFAELLSEYLAQYDIKVTNYEDPYLGLSAGVKKYDLLILDLTLPGMDGLEVCKEVVEKYDIPIIISSARSDINDKVEGFALGADDYLPKPYDPKEMYARITSLLRRYSKSEHGKVAAPKSDFELKGDTIYFKGEALSLTPAEFEVLSLLVKHQGITQSREQIINTSRAMSMDSQGKSLDVIISKIRTKLGDNKRIQAVRGVGYKLV encoded by the coding sequence ATGATAAATATTTTGATGATCGAAGATGATACAGAGTTTGCGGAATTGCTCTCTGAGTATCTTGCTCAATATGACATCAAAGTCACTAACTATGAAGACCCCTATCTTGGACTAAGTGCGGGAGTGAAGAAATATGACCTGCTTATCTTAGACCTTACACTGCCAGGTATGGACGGCCTGGAAGTATGCAAAGAGGTCGTGGAAAAATATGATATTCCTATTATTATCTCCTCGGCACGTTCGGATATCAATGATAAAGTGGAAGGTTTTGCACTGGGTGCAGATGACTACCTGCCTAAACCCTATGATCCAAAAGAGATGTATGCACGTATCACCTCACTTCTCAGACGTTACTCGAAATCAGAGCATGGCAAAGTAGCCGCACCTAAAAGCGATTTTGAACTGAAAGGGGATACGATCTATTTTAAAGGAGAAGCCCTCTCGTTAACACCTGCTGAATTTGAAGTCCTCTCTTTACTTGTAAAACATCAGGGCATTACACAATCACGTGAACAGATCATCAATACCTCTAGGGCAATGAGTATGGATTCGCAAGGGAAAAGTCTAGACGTGATCATCTCAAAGATACGTACCAAACTGGGTGACAACAAGCGTATACAGGCTGTGCGTGGTGTAGGATATAAACTCGTATGA